The DNA sequence GAtgaaacttaaagaaaaaatcatcGAAGGTTCGGTTGACTTTgttgatgatcatcatcatcagcagCAGCATCAGCAACAGCCCGTGGGATCGAGTAGTACTACAGCTACTACTTCTCGTGTCTTGCTGGATTTGAAGCTTTCTAATGGTGGTTCCGACTATTGTGATCATGGCAAGCCGGAGAATATGGAACTCAGTCTTTTCAAGTACTCTGCCATTAATGTTggttcctcttcttcttcttccgatCAGGAGGCTGCCAACGAGCATATCTCGGACGAGAACCCTAGCGAAAAGCTGTCGGTATCAGAGACGACGACTAAGGTTTTTTCTTGCAGCTTTTGCAAGAGAGAGTTCTCCACTTCCCAAGCGTTGGGAGGGCATCAAAACGCTCATAAACAAGAGCGTGCATTGGCTAAACGACGTCAAGCAGGGATGGATATGGCGGCGACGAGTGCTTTCGGACACCCAAACTTTTCTAATTACTATCCCTATTCGAGCATTTCTTCACAGTACCCTAAATATGGATCTTTGAGTACTCAAAGATCTAACAATAATATTGGGGTTCGGATGGAATCCATGATTCACAAGCCTTCTTCAAGTCTGCCATGGCCGACCTCATCATCTGGGTCAACTTTTCGTCCATTTGGCCATGGTACTGGGTGGTCATCAAGGCAATCAATGCTAATGAACAATAATTCAAAGCCATTATCCCTTGATCGGAGGCTAAGGTTGGAGGGTTTTCAGGCATACAATGGTGCAATTACACTTCATAATTCTGCAGGGAATACTTCTTCGAGATTTGAGGAAATTGGTGCTCCATCCTCTAGCACCAATATTCATATCACTTCAATCAACAACGAAATCAGGCCAAGTACCAGTGATTTCCTGAACCGAGACAAGCTGCCTGCGCATGAGCTGCCTCCAATTAGAAGCAATGATCATCATGCAGATCATCACGACACTGATCATCAGGGACTGGATTTGTCACTCAagctttaatttaataataataattagttatTTCATCATAATTAGTTAAATTCCAAAAAGAATTGTGTCATTTAGTTATAATTTCATCTAGTCCACAGGAGTTCATATATAGCTAGCAATAATTAATGTTGTACGGTTCTGTATGCTTAATACATGATAATTAGGTGCATACATCATGTTATACTGTTTCATTGAGAGAATTTCTAGGgcataataatttattattttcgaTGTAATTAAAGTTATTGATCCTCAGTACTCTTTGCGTTTTTGTTTCCAAATTTAAAGTAGTTTTTGCACTACTTTCCTTGTTGGACCACTGAATGTTCGAATGAACAAACACGTACATGATGCATGTGGACTAGAACTACGCATGCTGAACTTTTGCCTGTAAGTTGGAGTAAAGCACAAGTTAATTTGCATGGGTGGTACTTCATATAT is a window from the Carya illinoinensis cultivar Pawnee chromosome 14, C.illinoinensisPawnee_v1, whole genome shotgun sequence genome containing:
- the LOC122293180 gene encoding uncharacterized protein LOC122293180; its protein translation is MESHPQYGTSASEVVPCPSEAASSISAAIEERPNSSKEGIKMMMKLKEKIIEGSVDFVDDHHHQQQHQQQPVGSSSTTATTSRVLLDLKLSNGGSDYCDHGKPENMELSLFKYSAINVGSSSSSSDQEAANEHISDENPSEKLSVSETTTKVFSCSFCKREFSTSQALGGHQNAHKQERALAKRRQAGMDMAATSAFGHPNFSNYYPYSSISSQYPKYGSLSTQRSNNNIGVRMESMIHKPSSSLPWPTSSSGSTFRPFGHGTGWSSRQSMLMNNNSKPLSLDRRLRLEGFQAYNGAITLHNSAGNTSSRFEEIGAPSSSTNIHITSINNEIRPSTSDFLNRDKLPAHELPPIRSNDHHADHHDTDHQGLDLSLKL